tatttatttttttcagatGGTCTGACAACTTgtttaaaattagtttattgaTGTCACTGCTTATCCAGAAGAGCTAGTGGCAACTTGGAGATTAAACCTTATAGAATAATTATGTTCATGAATCATGATTTGAATACAAAAGAAGCTTCTTGGACTAAGCTAGTGTAATACATACATTcaaatgtattatatatattttatttgttcatATATGTTGAAATAAAATAGACCTAATCTAGCATTAATTGCTAGGTATTACTGCTACTtataaaaaagggggaaaaattgTTGGAACATTATTGTAAgaaataaaagatgaaaaaagaaataaagtgcatcacaaaacaaaatggaGAATTATAAAAGATAACTTAGTTTTTAAAGTCTTTCTCAGTACATGTTTTTATCCCTTCTTTCCATGACTTGTTTTATCTTTAAGTTTGTTGTTGTGTTCTTTTTTCTAGGCAGCTTCTGTTGACATTATTATATCAACtattcttaatttaattttgtatcaaCATATCTTTTAACTGTCTATTATTTTGTGTTCTGATGCATTATATTCGTTTTGAAAACTGTATTATTGTCTTTAATTATGGTCCCCTCATTTTGGAGGATCTTCTGATAAACTTTGCTGGAGCAGGAACCTACTTGGCTATCTTTTGCTATCTAGCAAGGAATGGAATGATACTCACGTTGCAACCAGGTGCTGCAATGTAGACAGCACTGACTATCAAAATAAAGGAGGTTTGAAATCAGCAAGCGAAATCCTTGGTGCTGGAGCAGTTGCTTGTTATGCCATTGGCAATAGCAATCCCAAGTTTTCTTTCCCATCATGTACACACCAGTGCCTGAATGGACATGGAGCTATCCAGCAGTTGCAGAAGTACTGTAACTTTCTGCTATTCATCTCAATATGAATTTTCTGTTGCAATTTGTCTCTCTGCTTTATGAATCATTGAAGTAAAGctacaagtttttatatttttcaaaatcagTTTGTGGTTACAGCATGGAAGATGTTGTGCTGTTTTGGGAATTTGTGGATATAATGTCATCAATGAGTGACTGGCTTCACAATTCTTTAGTAGATTCCTTCCTTTCTCCTAAAATGTTGATTTGCACCCTAAATTTCTcttgttattttattaattgagaTTTTTCCAAGAGTTCTTTGCTAAGAAATCTtcataattttacttttttcaaGAGTTCCTTTTCTCCATGTCTTAATTGAAGAAACTGTTGCTCTTCCCAAGGAAAATAACATTTACACATATATTGCTCTTTGTTTTCATATGCAGATGCCTGCGTCGAGAACCATGGAATCATAATATCCGTTACTTGCTTATACTCAATTTACTACAAAAGGCTCGTGAAGAGAGATTTCCTCATCATCTCTGTATTATACTCAAGCGGTTAATGTCTGTGGCCCTTTCTAGTGAAGTTTACTCTAAGACAGACAAGTGTTATCAAAAGTTTCAGCTTTTACTTTGTGCTTCTGAGATCAGCTTGCATAGTGGGAATAAAATTGGCTGCATCGACCATGCCAAAAATGCTTCAAAGCTTTTGCTTCCTGATGCTTATCTCTTCTTTTCACACTTACAATTATGTCGTGCCTATGCTGTAGAAGGTGATATTATAAATCTTCAGAAAGAGTACATAAGATGCTTGGAGCTCAAGACAGATTATCATATTGGTTGGATATGTCTTAAATTTGTGGAATCTCAATATCATGTGCAAACTGATTTGAACATCTTAGACTTGTGCTTTAAAGAATGCTCAACAGAGAGGGATTATTCATGGAATATGTGGATGGCTATATTTAATCTGGTGTTGGGATTGATTTCTATATGGAACCAGGATTTCCTTTCTGCAGAAGAGTTTCTTGCACAAGCTTGTTCTTTGGCTGGTGCTGAGAGCTGCCTCTTTCTCTGTCATGGTATTTATCCGTATCAGATTGGGCTCTTTGAGTACTTTTCTACAGTAATTTGTTCTACTGAGATTACTTCTCATATTTACTGCTTTGTTTTATATTCAGATAAGATTCTCTGACTGGAAAGATGACTTGACCATGAATGTATATCCAATGAAAATTAAATGTGTAATGGTGTTGTAATACATTTGGTCTAATTGGATGGTAGTAGACATTTTTCCAGGGAGTCTCTTAATGATGATTGGgactcttttcttttccccccCCAAGGATTAAAGAATTCTTTTATCATCTCTTGAAACTCTTGGTGTAGGTGCCACCTGCATGGAGCTTTCCAGGCAGTCACGTGGTTCACAGTTCTTATCACTTGCTGTAAAGAGTCTCACTGAAGCTCAAAAAACTTCTCTCATTCCCTTACCTGTTGTCTCGGTGTTGCTGGCTCAGGCAGAGGGAAGCCTCAGTTCTAAAGAGAAGTGGGAGAGAAACCTCCGTCTTGAATGGTTTGCTTGGCCACCAGGTATGATATCTGTGTGAAGTATTATGTCTGATTGTGATACAGTTGTTTATAATGATCAGGTAGACCCTTTCAAGATGTAGGCACATTAGCAATACTTTATGAagattttataatttcttttaggATTTCTTTTCAATGCTTTAGCTAGGGATTTGGCCCTTGATATTTAATTGTACTCTCACTTGGCTTCCCTAGTACCCCTATTAAACGTTTTTATTTGAAGATGCATATATTCCAAAGTTGGAAGATGCATTTATCCCTAGCACTCTCACTTGGCTTCCCTagtactctctctctaaaagagtTCGGCGGTGTTTGCCAAACTTGTGTGCTGGTACACCATTTATTGGTCCTTTTAATGATTGTGTTTTGGGCTTATCTTTTTATCTCAGCTGAAAAAGAGAAGTACAATTCTTTCTTAAAAAGGGCCGGTAGGTTACACAGGCATCTACAGCTAGGTGCTGCCCATGGTATTATTTGAATTCAGACTTTTGATGATAACATGGATGGTGAAAGTGTTGCAGAAACTTTGAAAAggtgtaaaaactaaaaagttaaTGAACAAAGTTTGTAATAGAACTTGAGGAAATgctgaaagagaaaaataaagaaaaaattacagaGCCTATGTAATAAAGGGAAATATAGTTTTCTAAATGGAGGCAGCAACATTCAATATATTGATGATTATATTTGCAATATAATCAAGAGTAcaattgataaatattttgtatcctGATGTGCTTTCTGTTATTGACAGAGATGAGGCCTGCAGAACTCTTCTTTCAAATGCATTTGCTTGCTAGACAATCAAAATCAGATCCCAAATCTCCATCCAATGTGGAGTTCTGTCAGAGTCCGGAGAAATGGGTTCTTCGGGCGATCCATACAAACCCTTCCTGTATTAGATATTGGAAGGTTTTGCAGAAGCTTATGACATGATTCGGAGTAGGATATGGCATACCTCCAAATTCAGCACCTGGTTGTTCAAAATCTCTTGATTGACTTATTTGTATATGCAACTGTGCCACATTTGCTTAGAAAGTAAGCATGAGCTGCATGAAAGGTTGCAGTCTGGGGCTCACCAATCCGTCTGGGAAATAAATCCCTCTGTTGCTCTCTCAGGCTCAGGTGCTGCTGAAGGGCCTCATGTCTAATTGTATGCCCATTATGTCATGATGTTACTCCCCACTGTGTGTAAATTatgtaatgttattttttaCTGTAGCATACTTCTGTAGATTAGGTTTTAGTCATTGCAGAAACATTTATCCATTTGTAACATTTACGCAGGTGCTTCTAATCTTATTGATCCTTATTTAGATTTTCTGTGCCAAGTTTACTGTATTTGATTAATTTGGTTTTTGTCCTGTATTTAGATGCTGCTacaatctttatttatttattattataacttATTCTTTGCAACTGATCATTTATTTTTCTGGTCATGCTTATCAGGATTTTTATTAGTTCATGAAATTCCCATATAAATATAAgtcttgtcttcttctttgttttttgttttttgtttctttttttccaaaagaaaatcaagcaaCAAGCCATTGTTTAGCATTGAGTCTACatgcaaaattttcacaactattgAGGCGGAAATTTGTCAATGATAGACCACAAAATGATTTAGTAGTGAGCtcaaaatcaattataatttgtcatcttaatgaaaaaaagaaatctgTTTGTTGTGTCGTAGCAGTACTCTATGAAAATTGAAGCTTTTCATTCCGCACATGCGAGGCAGGATGTATATGGATATAACAGATACATCAAAATGGGAAAAAACCTGTGCAGAATGTTAATGCAAGTAATTGAATCTCATATTTGGAATGAAAGATTTGACACTTTATaacttaataattaaattataatttgattggACATTTTTGAAGTGTAAAACATGATACTGATATCGAACTTGATTTGAACTGCAAAATGCTGTATCCACTCAGCGAGAGAACAAACTCATGATAGGATCATATTGTGGAGCTTGAGTCCAACCACAATAATGATTATTGTTGCTAATACTATTACTATACAAGTCTATTATGCATTTCATAATCTCTAGTAGCAAACATCTTATATATGTTGTACCATCTTATCTGGCATAAGTCTGAGTAAGTGAGCTGGAACGTTGAAGCTCGTCGGATGGATCCCAGTCCAATGAGGAAGAGAAAATCTTGGACAGAGTCATGAAAACTTCAGGTATGGCAGGGCGGGAGTTGATATTATGAGCAACGCAGTTTTTAGCCAGCTGAGCCATGGAAAATGCTAAATCCAGAGGATACTCATGCCTAAGAGAAGGATCAATAAAGCTACGCAGTTTCTCTCTGACATTGTCTCCTTCAAGCACCACTCTTATTGATGCAGATAGCAATTCCTCTCCTCCACCATCCCTGTCACCAGTGGTGGCTTCCTTTCCAGATAAGAGCTCTAACATAACAACCCcaaatgcaaaaacatcaagTTTTGGAGTAATCACTCCATTCTCAATGTACTCAGGTGCCATGTAACCATGAGTACCCACCACATGTCTTGTCAATTGGAACCCTCCTTCATCCTCATTCTCCAGCGTTCTTGCCAACCCGAAATTCGATACCTTGCCTCTCAAGTTTCCATCCAGAAGAATGTTACTTGTCTTCAAGTTCTTGTGGACATAAGGTGGGTTTGTATAGTTGTGAAGGTAGTTAAGCGCATCGGCCACATCATAAGCAATCTGAACCCTCTGTTTCCACGTCAAAGTGGAACTAGTTTCATACTTGTTAGAGTGAAGCCAATCAGTAACAGAACCGTTCTCAGCATACTCATAAACGAGGTAAGTGTTCCCCTCATGCACACAGAAACCAGAGAGCCTTATAATGTTGCTGTGATTGATTCGCTTCAACAAGTTGATCTCATTCGACACATCACCTCTCATGACCTTAACAGCCGCATCATCACCCTTAAAAGAACCTCGGTAGACAGAGCCTTTGATTTTATTAGCTTCACCGAAGAACCCCGTGGCTTTTTCAATGTCATCGAACTTGTACACCGTTAAGGATTCAATGGCATAACGAACACCTTCAGTTGAAACAGACCAAGATTTCTCGTCAGAGTAGGAGTGTGATTGTGGGGGTGGCCTCTTAATAGGTGGGACTGGAATTGGCTGTGGCTTAGCCTTTCGAGACCCACAAAAGAACCAAATCAGAAAAGCTGAGAGAAGAAGCAACACACCAGCTCCAATTCCAACACCAACAAATACCCATTTCTTTGTAGAAGATTTGTGTTCAGTGGGAGTAGTTGGTAATTGTGGAGGCGATTCTGGAGGAGGTGTGGACTGTGAGACCTGAATTTTACCTGGCTTGTTTTTCAATGGAACAAGAAGAGGTGTGAATGGAAATATAATGCTATCCGCCTTTAGCTCATTTGCATCCAATATGCTCTGAACATCCGCCCCAAATAATTTGGCAATTGCAGAGTAGTCATCACCCCATGTGATCATATAACTGAGCAAGTAATTGAACCCACTTGCTATTTGGTCACCTGTGGGACAAGCACACCTAAGTGGTACCTTTAGATCCAACCCCACCGATAAATTCTTAACACCATATGGGTTCTGATTAATCATGGCTTGACAAGTGGTCAGGCCTTGGTATGTGTTGTTGGAGACGATAAAATAAGTCTCTGTGGCGTCCTGTAACTTGTAGGTGCTGTTGTGTTGGTAATACTTACCTGAACATGAACAATTGACTGGGATTATGATCTGGGTGTTGGTGGGGATGGTTTGGAAATTGGTGTAGTTGTTGATTTCTGAGATGAGTGAGGGCTCAGCGCCTAAGAGTAAGCCTATGGAGGCTGCAGAGTTGTAAGGTGGGTTGGATCGGAAGGTGAGGTAGGATTGGCAACTTGATTGGACGCCGTTGCACTCAAATCCATCTGTGATGTTCACGTCTGCGTTGCAGTCGAGCTGTTTGTTATTCACATAAGCTTGTTGGGCGTTTGATGGGTTTTGTTTCAACATCAATACCAACAAGCAAAGGGAGCAAATGTAGTAGAATCTAGACCTCTTCATTTTGATGTCCATGAAAATGGAGATGAAGATGGATAGAGGAGATAAAAGAGGTAATTAAAGAGAAGTGAAGTGAGGAAGCTTGAGGCTCCCTAACTTGGACTTTTTGATGTTTTGTGTTAACTATGAGCTGTCTCTAGTCTTGGATTTataagtgtatttttttaaacaccataaaaaaaaaaagaaaaagaaaaaaaaagtgtattactatttttttaaaggaggcTGATGAGAAGAATTCAACAAGTCTTTTGTATTTTGTCCATACTAGAGTCCTGTCCTGTCATGTCACACTCGTTTAATCAGATTTGCACATATATAATAGTAGTATAGTTAGTATTGCTGTATAATACAGTGCACATTTGGAGCAGAAGTCAAGCTCGTCAAACGCGTAACGTGGGTAAGGCCGCAAGGGGTATACTAGTCTATAACGACATAGCATATACCTGTATACTAGTCTTGGCAGCCCATTCAACATTTGACTACTTCCTGGACCTAGACCAACTACATTCACGTTAACCTTTTAAGCTTTTACCTAAATTCTAGTTCTAGTTAAAAGCCAtcacttttttctcttctaattAACCCAAtagttcttctcaaaaaaataaaaataaaaagttaaccCTACAGTCTAATACATTATTAGAACtaaagttcatcaaaaacattATTAGAACTAAATTAAGATTTcgataattttgtgttaaaaaaaggtgaaaatgaCACCCAGTTTCATGCAATGCACAAACACAATTGAGATGTGAGCTGATGGCAAAAAAACCTCACTACTCTTAACCTAACTTGCCCCTCCCAGTCCTATGCAGATTTTCCTCACCCCAAGGAAGTGATGAGGTGAGGACGAGTTTTGCTcaccctaaatatatatataaaatcatttatatagatatcttaattattatttatttgttttaaacatattttattatcattttcaaaatacctatctctctttcttctctttatatTTCATCTTTATCCCATTACTCTCATTAAAATTAGTAAAACATCTTTAACATGTTCCAAACTTGACCTGTCCTGCTCTCGCTCCAACGAGGAGACACAACAAGGATAGGTTACCCATAATCCGAACTTGTCCTatccattgccatccctaagaCACAAGCATAgattgacttttttttagagCTCCTTGATCCAATTTATAATGTTTTAGTAGACTTagttattttgagtttaaattataaaatcttTTACGCGTATGTATactatttgaatttatttaaaaagagaggggggggggggggggatgaaCCCCTTTAATCTCTTGCCAGGCTTGTCTCTACATACATAGTTGAGCAAATGTGCCAAACTCCTTATTCTTTCTCCATTCCATGTAtgtacttttaaaatttttattatgttataACATAAGAGAAATAGCAAGGGGGAATTTAGGAGGAGAAAATATATAGAGCCTTATTATTTAAGTGGTTAGCCACACTTTACACAAAGCCAACTGATACTTTTCACGCATGAGAATTCAACTTCACcaacacatatatatacacttccAAGATCAGTAGAAGCTTCAATAGAAAAAGGAAGTGTTGCATTAGATTGGTCATAAGATCATTCACCAAACAAAGGTTGAAGGCTACTGCTACAAGGCAATTTTATTGCGGTGTAGTACCTGCTGCCCATGGTAACTAGTATGAATTCGAGACAAATGTAAGTTTCTTATTTGAGTACAACCATTTCCTAGATACACATATCGTGACATTGTATTTCACAATTATTTCACATTTGAATCAAGATCTAAAGTAAAAGATTTTTTAAGCAGGTAGGAGAATATTCCTCTAATACCCAACCAAAAAGCTACTGCTGTACCAATCAGAAGGATGGTTATTGCTGCTTATGCTAATTTGGACTTTTTAGcattaaaataggaaaaaatttagTATAACAAACTATTTCACTTCTTTTTTGCCACAATTGTGAGGTAGAGGGTaagagatggaaaaaaaaaaaatcggtgGGTCCATGAATAAATGGTAAGTAATCACTTACAATTTGTCACGGCAAAATtgtaaagaaattataaaaaagtttgtaacaaCTCTTAAAATGACCCTTCATtgattctttgaattttttaggGGACAGTGACAGTGAATCAACAAGTCTTTAGTTTGGTTGACCCCTTTTATCCAGCTTCCAACTCTGCCACTCTCGTCTTccatttgcaaaaattgcatTTACTTGCTTATTGACACAAAGCAATCAGTCAAACATTGAACAGAAAAATGGAGAATCCTGTATCCTCCTCTATACCATAGTCTTGTCAGCCCATTAAAGATGAAGTACTTGCTGGTCCTGGACCATACCTTCTAGTTCTTCAACATACTATTGAGAACTGTCACTGTGACATTCCCAAAACTCAGAACCAGAAGTCAGATTCAGACCCCATCCTTAAACCAGATATGTGAGAATGGCAGCAGACAAAGAGGACCTCCACTTGtcattttgaatttcaaatttcaaattcattttgCTTCCCATGGGTAAAATGCGTTACATGATGCAAGCACCATTGTCTACTTCAAATATGCACTTCTCCTACGTAACTGGCAGTTGAAAATTCTGATTCTACGTTAGAATTTAGAACATCTAGTACCAACAAACACAATCTCACTTCAACGTAGTTGCTGCGCAAAACATATGACTACATTTTAGATGAAAGTTTTGTAGAAATATTAATATCTTTTTcatttaggggaaaaaaaagaagataaaaactTATGAAGACTGAAATGACCACACACACTAAACTTTTCCTTCATAACTAGCGTTATACACATAATAGAAAGACCAAACATGCATCTATACTTTTAGcaaaacataaaatgaaataagcatCAACACAAATGATAATGTAGAAGGCTGATTAGCAAGTCATTATATCTGGCTTGCTCATGCACAAGTCACATAAATTTCACCAAGTAACTATTCTCATTACCATGAAATAAAGCAATTGCAGATTCGTAGCAGAATTTAAAGAGTTGATGCAACTGTACATATTGTGTTTACCATGGTACCTGAAggcttttcttaaaaatgattaCGATAAATCTGACTAAGACAATGTATCAATAAAACAGGATTCTACATCTAACAGAAGCCTCTCTAGACCTTTGATATAAATACATTCTATAAATAATTGTCCCCAAAGTTAGTTTCTGGGTAGTGGAATATGTGTTCACCAAATCATTAAAATACCACAAATAGTGGTCAATCACACTTGTATTTGTGGAGTAATCGCCTGCTGATTGATATAGCCCCAGAAGTGATTCCTATCAAAGCCAGAAGCAACACTGCaacaataaatgaaaattttgcaatcaGTATAGGATATAGAATTAAGATATTAATGAATATTATTGCAATCGATTGACATCAACTACCCCCACCCCCAAAAACAAATTCTAATAACCACTGGCCAGAGAATAAACAAACTGATTTCTCTATCACATGATGTTGCTCTGAATGTCTCTCTAAACTTGCAATAAAGCCCCATGCAACATCTCATAAGCTGatcattttgtaaaaaaagtCAATCAGTGGCAGATGAGGGAAACTTGGCTATTTATCtagatttaattaaaatgagCAAGGTTGTGCACTACTAGATGACACCAGCATTTTGGTGTTTTGTATGTCATTAGTACTTTTGCATCATCTATTGTGTGCTATATAGTCCTTCCTTTtcattaattaacaaaatactTGGCAAAAACAAATTAGGGCTGTTGCATCATCTTCATACTATAAAACACACCCATGTAAAAGGCACTGAATGGTTTTAATGCAGCAATGAAATAGATGTTAGTGTGCATTTTTTATGCAAAAGGCATTGAGCAAAGATGATGCAAGTATCAAAATGAACATACCAGCAACAGCACCATAGAACAGAATAGCCAGGCGATATCTGACAAGCCACGGTAGAGTAACTTCAAGAGAACAGTGCCTTTGATATTCTCCTGCTTTGATGGCAGCAACAGGGTCTACGCTTCCTGCTTGCAGTTCCAATAATGGAACCTTAACACCAGTCACAGGAAACCCGTTGATATCCCTGACTTCAATTTTCAAGGTCACTGGAGTTGCATCCCAGTCTATCTCAATTGCACCAAAATTTGGTTGACCTAAAAAAATCCCATGACTTAGAGATTAAACAATTGAAGAGCTAACCATATTTCCTCAGCAAATGTAAATTCATATACTAGGAAAGCGCAGATAACATGCACAATTGCATACCGTATGTGCATGAGCTGTCTCTGCAGTTTCTGTCAATGACTCTCATTGTAGTAGGTGTCAACCGTGCCAAAAACTTTAATATGAGATGTAATGGTGGTGGGACTGCCTTCTCTACTGCCTTTGTAAGACCACTTGACGTTATATCATATAGTGGATATCCAGTAGCACAGTCATAACGAGCAATTTCTCCAAAATGAACATCACCACTTATGAAGAAGACTCCATCTCTCTACACAAGAAGAAAGGATTTGTAAAGtggaagatttttatttttttgctaggtAAAGTGTCTAAGGGGATTTGAACCCCCATTCTAGGCCTCCACCCCATACTAGTGGGGGGTGCATTTGCCATTTGGCCCAAAGACCATTGGCAAGTGGAAGATTATTATATCAATGTCATTAAGCATCCTCCACCCTCAGACCAGATAggaagggagaaaagaaaaggcatgtaaagatttgaataaaaaataaaaaaaaaaccctggcAAACACACCAGCTGTTTTTTTCAAGAACATGAAAACTGAATGAAGTACAGAGAATGGATGAGCATAGAGTAGAAATTATCACCTTGCTATCTGCAATCAATTTGAAAAGGTGGTCTCTCTCCTTAGGGAAACGTCCCCAacactcaaaagaaaataaagggcCAGTTGCTCCCGAATGATTTGAAATAACCTGAGTTATATAGAAACAATAATGCTAAGTAACAGAAAAACAGAACTTGTTAACAGAAATGTGGCTGAAAAATCCAAATAGCAGACTGATTTTTCCAGGAAGAGCATTGTAAAAATAGTATCAGCAGGCACCATTTACTTAGGGTCATTACATCATTGCTAcatcaaatatattaaaaatgcaATAGAATTTTACACCAAACATGGTGTCAAAGGGGGTGAAGCATATAACAAAAGAGCAAGGTTCATTAACATACTCATTACTTGTACAAAACcggaaggaaaaaattaagaagaaaaatgcaCAAAACCATTTCACCATTTTAAGCGAGAAATGGAGTCATGACAAGGTGAAGCAGAAAGTAATAATAGCTTATTAATCTTCAGAGAATAGAGTGCTAGACGAAACTATCACCATGGTGCATTACACTTTAAAACCTTGCTTTGAGTGATCACTTATTGCACAATTGAATAAGATCTTGCTgaattacaacaacaacaaaacctcAATCCTATAAAGCTTTTGGCATCGACTATAGATTCTCAACAGACTAATTGGGGGCGACCACGTGCATTTTTCTCTTTCGTTCTATCCCATCTAGAATCATACTCTCTATTGCCTTCTTAATTAAggtgtctttttttatttccaattttaGTAGTGTTATTTAGGTCTTCCTTTATCTCTTTTCATTCCCTTGACTTGTATCAAATCACTTTCTTTATTGGTCAATTAATTGCTCTCATATGCACATGACCAAATTATCTCAAGTGACTCTCCCTCGTCTTTTCATTAGAAGGAGTCACTCCTatctttaaatgaaaatttacattttgtATCTTACCTCTTCTTGTATTTCCACTAATCTATCTTAACATTCACATTTTAGCCATGCTCTTTTTATGAAGATGTAGCTTCTTAATAGCCCAACATTTAGTACCATATAACATGTCTGGTCTTATAGCACATTCTAGTCTTATAAAACTCTCTTTGATTTAATAGGTATTCTACAATCACATGACACTCTTGATGCACTTTTCTACTTCATTCACTTCGCTCTTAttctataatttaaatattctcCGATTATGAATCATTAGTTCAAGATATCAAAAGCACTCATTCTTTGGTATCTCATAACCATCAAGTTTTACAACGCCATCTTTAATTCCCCTTTACAAAACTTGGACTCAATGTACTTTGTTTTAGACCTACTTAACCTAAAGCCTTTATATTTTAATGCAAGTTTCTAGTTTTCCAGCTTGGTATTGACTCTAGTTTCATATGCTAAAACCATATCATCTGCAAATAGCATACACTAAGGTACTTTGTCTTGAATTTTTctaataagtttattaattattaatgcaAAGAGATATGGTCTTAATTTTGATCCTTAATGCAAATCTATTGTGATAGGAAATCAATTTTAAGGTATCCACTTGTTATCACATTAGCTAAAGCTACGTCATGCATATCCTTAATCACCCTAATATACTTTAGAggaaaacctttattttttaatatccaTGACATAATCTCTTTAGGTATTCTATCATGTGCTTTCTCTAGGTCAATAAAAACCGTATGAAGATGTTAAAACTATATTTCTCCTTTAGACGTCTAACTAAAAAAGTTGCTTCCATGGTCGATCACCCTAGCATAACACCAAATTTATTATCCGATATTGTTGTTTCTTGTCTTAACCTATGTTCAATCAACTCTCTCCCAAAGTTTCATAATATGACCCATAAGCTTAATCCACAAAAATTTGTATTAACGTACTTTTCCTCTCTCACAAGGCATTTTGCTAACacaaatatgtttgaaaatgtttttcaacCATCCTACACCCACGTCACCCAAGCACTTCCAAACTTCAATAAGGATTTCATGAGGTCGCACGGCTTTCCCAAATTCAACCTCCTCAATGCGTATTTTACCTCAATCATTCTAATTCTTTGAATAAACGGTAAACCTAAAGTTTCCATTCTCAATTGGATTAGTTAGTTTGCTACAGTTTCTTCTATGGCTTCCATTaaaaagtttctcaaaataaCTCTTCCATCTTTCTTAATCTTCTCATCCTTTACTACCACTTGACACACTTCAAGTCTCTTGTTTTCATTTCCCTTGCCTTAGCaagtttataaatattattttctctatcCTTCATACCCAACTTACTATATGCCTCATCAGAAGCCTTAAATCTAGTCTCCTAGTTAGCCTTTTTTGCTTCATTGTTTGCCACATTTATA
This genomic stretch from Castanea sativa cultivar Marrone di Chiusa Pesio chromosome 1, ASM4071231v1 harbors:
- the LOC142622502 gene encoding protein LYK5, which codes for MDIKMKRSRFYYICSLCLLVLMLKQNPSNAQQAYVNNKQLDCNADVNITDGFECNGVQSSCQSYLTFRSNPPYNSAASIGLLLGAEPSLISEINNYTNFQTIPTNTQIIIPVNCSCSGKYYQHNSTYKLQDATETYFIVSNNTYQGLTTCQAMINQNPYGVKNLSVGLDLKVPLRCACPTGDQIASGFNYLLSYMITWGDDYSAIAKLFGADVQSILDANELKADSIIFPFTPLLVPLKNKPGKIQVSQSTPPPESPPQLPTTPTEHKSSTKKWVFVGVGIGAGVLLLLSAFLIWFFCGSRKAKPQPIPVPPIKRPPPQSHSYSDEKSWSVSTEGVRYAIESLTVYKFDDIEKATGFFGEANKIKGSVYRGSFKGDDAAVKVMRGDVSNEINLLKRINHSNIIRLSGFCVHEGNTYLVYEYAENGSVTDWLHSNKYETSSTLTWKQRVQIAYDVADALNYLHNYTNPPYVHKNLKTSNILLDGNLRGKVSNFGLARTLENEDEGGFQLTRHVVGTHGYMAPEYIENGVITPKLDVFAFGVVMLELLSGKEATTGDRDGGGEELLSASIRVVLEGDNVREKLRSFIDPSLRHEYPLDLAFSMAQLAKNCVAHNINSRPAIPEVFMTLSKIFSSSLDWDPSDELQRSSSLTQTYAR